The Deltaproteobacteria bacterium genome includes the window AGCAGGAGGTGAATCATGGTGGTATTGCCGGCAACGGCGTAGGCGTAGATGTGCCGGGAATCGATGCCGTGCCGGTCACAGAGGGCGCCGATCTCCCGGTTCATGGCATCGATAACCACCTGCTGAAGCTCCCGCAGTCCTTCCGGCCGCCGGCAGTGGTGGATCCGGCTTAAGATATCCTCCCCGAAACGGACCTGTGGATTTTCCTCCGCCCATTCCTCCAGCACGCGTCCTCCGGTCAGATCGATCAGGGAATAGACAATATTGGTCGACCCGAGGTCAACGGCCACACCGAAGTTCTCCCGGCTCCGGTCACCGGGCTCCACATCGAGGAGTTCCCAGTCGGTGCGGCAACGTCCCACGGTCAGGGTCAGGGCGTACCCCTGCGTATGGAGCAGATCGGAAATCTTTTCCGCCAGGGGAAGAGAGACAACGGGGCGGGAAAATTCGCCGGTCCGTTCCAATGTGTCCAGCACCCGGTCGACATCACCCCGGTTGTCGCCGAGGACCGGGGTAGGAATCTTCAGCGGGACCTTCCGAACCAGGGGATCGAGATCCTCCGATGGAAGGAGGGGGCTTGCATCATGCAGGTTGCGCTCTTTCATCATGGACTCTCGGTAACATTCAGAGGAAGGGCCTCTCAGGAACTTTCATAGACCACCCTTCCCATCTCTTCCACATCGTACCCCCCCAGGTCATGGATCGTCTTCCGGAAGACAGGATCGTTCCGGAGAATGTCAAGGAGGGCAACAATCGGTTCCAGCTTCAGCAAGTCTTCCGGAATCACAAAATCATAACGTTCCCGAGCCTGGGGGATGAAGTCAAGGTCGAGGGCCCGGGCCGCCGCCAGGATACAGACCCCGGCATCGGCCGTCCCGCCGGCCACGGCGGAGGCCACTCCCATATGGGTATACTCCTCCCGGTCGTATCCCCTGATGCTCAAGGGATCGATCCCCAGCCGTTTCAGATGAGAATCCGTCAGCAGACGCGTCCCCGATCCCTTCTGGCGATTGACAAAAACAACCTCCCCGCGGGTCAGGTCCGGGAATCCCCGAATCCCCTTTGGATTGCCCTTCGGCACACAGAGCCCCTGCCGGCGGAAGACCAGATTCACCAGGATCACCGGGGTCCCGGAAAGAAACCTTTTTACGAAGGGGACGTTGTACTCGCCGCTCTTTTCATCGAGGAGATGGGTGCCGGCAAGATGAGCCTCCCCCCGTTTGACCGCCATCAGCCCCCCCATGCTGCCCACATGTGCCGAGGAGAAGGTCATTTCCGGATGGGCCTTCTTCAGCAGATTCGCCAGGATATCAAGAGAGTTGTCGTGGCTCCCGATGCAGACGAGGGTCCGGTCGATCTCCGAAGGGGAGCGGAACAACCGGACGTCAACGGCCTCCCCGGCGGCGATTCCCTCACTCCCGCCCGGAATCCGGATCACCCCATCGGCCCGCACGAGGGACATGAGCATCCCGGCCCCCCGTTCCACGGGGGTGACAATTCTCTTTTCTCTGACCCGGCCGACCTTGACCCGGACAAACTCCTCCGGCCCGAGGGTGGAGGAGACCTGCCGGGCAAGGACGGCTGTCAGGGTTTCCGGCGGGGAAGGGGCGAGCCCCTGCCACCGGAGGATCAGCGGTTTCAGGAAAAGGTCCATCGTCAGAACGGCAGAGACGGGATAACCGGGAATCCCGACCACGGGTTTGCCGTTCACCCGGGCAAGAATCACCGGTTTGCCGGGCTTGATATTCACCCCCTGTACAAAGACCTCCCCGATTTCACGGAGGACATGGACCGTATAATCCTCCCGCCCGGCAGAGGAGCCGGCATTCACAACGACCAGGTCCGCTTTCTCCAGAGAACGGAGAAGGGCCGTCCGGATCGCCTTCGGATCATCCCGGACGATCTCCTGCCGCAAAGGAATCCCCCCCCATTCGCGAAGCATCCCGCAGAGAATGCGGGAATTGAATTCGGTGATTTCTCCCTCCCGGGGGGTTGCCCCGGGCTGGATCAGTTCATTCCCCGTGGGAAGTACGGCAACCACGGGACGGCGGCGTACCCGAACCTCCCCGACTCCACCGGCCAGCATAGCCCCCAAGTCGGCGGGGCGGATGGGATGGTTTTCCGGCAGGATCAGTTCCGTAGCGACAATGTCTTCGCCGGTTCTCCGGACGTGCTGATAGGGCGTGGCCGGAGCGAGAATCTCGATCTCCCCTTCCCCGCAGCGATCGACCTCCTCGATCATGATCACTGCGTCCATCCTTTCCGGAAGGGGATCCCCCGTATCGACAAAAACGGCCTGCCGCCCCACCTGCAAGCGGACGGGACGCGTCTCGGAGGCACCCTGGGTATCGGCAAAACGGACGGCCACACCGTCCATGGCGGCACTATGATAGGTCGGAGAAGACCGAAAGGCCGTCACCGCCTCCGCCGTGATCCTTCCCAGGGAACGATCCACAGGAAGGGTTTCACCCTGCAAAGGAACGTTGATACCGGCCGCATCGAGTCCTTCCTGCCACAGCCGGAGGGCATCCTTTAAAGAGGTACTGTCCGGATAGACCTGCCGTTTCACTTCAATGACACTCCTCGCATGTTCAGGGTCCAGGTTGCTTCTCTTTACGAAGGGAAAAGCCGGACGATCACCGACTCCCCTTTTTCCAGACCCGCTTTTTCTTCCGGGATCACCACGGTTCCCGCTGCCGCAACAAGAGTGGAGATCAGACCCGACTTCCCCAGGATCGGGCGGGCCGTGACTTCCTCTCCCTCCCTCTTCAGAGCAACACGCAGGTAGTCCTCCCGCCCCGGCCGGGAGGAAACACTCCGGGTCAGCGTCGCGATAACCGTCCTCCCCGACCGGTCGGTCCAGTCGGGAGGTTGCTCTCCGGAAAGACTCTGCAGGATCGGTTTCACAAAAAGGTCATAGCCGATCACCACGGCAGCCGGATGTCCCGGCAGCCCGAAAACAGGGCGGCCTTTTACAAGTGCGCAGAGGGTCGGTTTCCCGGGCTTCACCGCCACACCGTGAAAGAGGAGCCCCTCACCGAGGGAGGTGAGGACCTTTTCCGTCAGGTCCCGGGTCCCGACGGAACTCCCGCCGGAGAGAATCACCAGATCACTCCCGGCAACGGCACGATGAACGGCCTCCTCCAGACGATCTTCATCATCAGGGATAACCCCGTACCGGATCGGCCTGGCCCCGGCCTGTTGAAGAAGCGCTGCAAGATGAAAGGAATTGATGTCCCGTACCTGACCCGGATGCGGGGTCTGATCGGGCGGAACAATCTCGTTGCCCGTCGGAATCACGGAAACCGCCGGCCTTCGATAGACAAAGATCTTCGTGACCCCCAGGCCGCAGAGGAGCCCGATATCCTGGGGGCGAATGCGCCGGCCGGACCGAAGAATCTCCTGCCCTTGCCGAACGTCGTCCCCGGTCCGGATCACATTTTC containing:
- a CDS encoding molybdopterin biosynthesis protein, with the protein product MKRQVYPDSTSLKDALRLWQEGLDAAGINVPLQGETLPVDRSLGRITAEAVTAFRSSPTYHSAAMDGVAVRFADTQGASETRPVRLQVGRQAVFVDTGDPLPERMDAVIMIEEVDRCGEGEIEILAPATPYQHVRRTGEDIVATELILPENHPIRPADLGAMLAGGVGEVRVRRRPVVAVLPTGNELIQPGATPREGEITEFNSRILCGMLREWGGIPLRQEIVRDDPKAIRTALLRSLEKADLVVVNAGSSAGREDYTVHVLREIGEVFVQGVNIKPGKPVILARVNGKPVVGIPGYPVSAVLTMDLFLKPLILRWQGLAPSPPETLTAVLARQVSSTLGPEEFVRVKVGRVREKRIVTPVERGAGMLMSLVRADGVIRIPGGSEGIAAGEAVDVRLFRSPSEIDRTLVCIGSHDNSLDILANLLKKAHPEMTFSSAHVGSMGGLMAVKRGEAHLAGTHLLDEKSGEYNVPFVKRFLSGTPVILVNLVFRRQGLCVPKGNPKGIRGFPDLTRGEVVFVNRQKGSGTRLLTDSHLKRLGIDPLSIRGYDREEYTHMGVASAVAGGTADAGVCILAAARALDLDFIPQARERYDFVIPEDLLKLEPIVALLDILRNDPVFRKTIHDLGGYDVEEMGRVVYESS
- a CDS encoding molybdopterin molybdotransferase MoeA, whose translation is MLGRSAVLSRQEAQQRLRETFCFPVPPMEEIETPAALGRILGRPVSSPEDLPSFARSTMDGYAVRARDTFGASESMAAYLNVIGEIPMGTVPEISVGEMDAVRIATGGMLPAGADAVVMLEQTVSVDAGMVEVVRSVAPGENVIRTGDDVRQGQEILRSGRRIRPQDIGLLCGLGVTKIFVYRRPAVSVIPTGNEIVPPDQTPHPGQVRDINSFHLAALLQQAGARPIRYGVIPDDEDRLEEAVHRAVAGSDLVILSGGSSVGTRDLTEKVLTSLGEGLLFHGVAVKPGKPTLCALVKGRPVFGLPGHPAAVVIGYDLFVKPILQSLSGEQPPDWTDRSGRTVIATLTRSVSSRPGREDYLRVALKREGEEVTARPILGKSGLISTLVAAAGTVVIPEEKAGLEKGESVIVRLFPS